In one window of Juglans regia cultivar Chandler chromosome 3, Walnut 2.0, whole genome shotgun sequence DNA:
- the LOC109004560 gene encoding inositol-phosphate phosphatase-like translates to MAENDSLSDFLASAIDAAKRAGEVIRKGFYQTKHVEHKGVVDLVTETDKTCEDLIFSHLKQLYPTHKFIGEETSAAFGTVDLTDEPTWIVDPLDGTTNFVHGFPFMCVSIGLTIGKVPTVGVVYNPIMDELFTGIRGKGAFLNGNPIKASSQTELVKSLLATEAGTKRDKLTLDASTNRINSLLSKVRSIRMCGSCALNLCGIACGRLDLFFEIGFGGPWDVAGGAVIVQEAGGVVYDPSGKDFDITAQRVAASNPFVKDAFVEVLRQSE, encoded by the exons ATGGCCGAAAATG ATTCGCTCTCAGACTTCCTCGCATCTGCTATTGATGCAGCGAAGAGAGCTGGCGAG GTAATCCGTAAGGGGTTCTATCAAACTAAACATGTGGAGCATAAAGGCGTG GTAGATTTGGTAACCGAAACTGATAAGACATGCGAAGATCTCATCTTCAGTCATCTCAAGCAGCTTTACCCCACACACAAG TTCATTGGTGAAGAAACTAGTGCTGCATTTGGTACTGTGGATCTGACTGATGAACCGACATGGATAGTTGATCCGCTGGATGGAACCACTAACTTTGTCCATGG GTTTCCCTTTATGTGTGTTTCCATTGGTCTTACAATTGGAAAGGTTCCTACAGTTGGTGTTGTTTACAATCCAATAATGGATGAG CTTTTCACTGGCATACGTGGAAAAGGTGCTTTTCTCAATGGAAACCCTATAAAAG CATCATCTCAAACTGAACTTGTGAAGTCTCTCCTTGCAACTGAG GCTGGTACTAAACGTGATAAGCTGACATTGGATGCTTCTACAAACAGGATCAATAGCCTACTTTCCAAG GTGAGATCCATTCGGATGTGTGGCTCTTGTGCATTAAATCTCTGTGGGATTGCATGTGGAAGGCTTGACCTATTTTTTGAAATCGGCTTTGGGGGTCCTTG GGATGTCGCAGGCGGTGCTGTGATTGTACAAGAAGCCGGAGGAGTTGTATATGACCC ATCTGGTAAAGATTTTGACATCACAGCCCAGCGAGTAGCAGCTTCGAACCCTTTTGTCAAGGATGCATTTGTTGAGGTTTTACGACAATCCGAATGA
- the LOC109004552 gene encoding cytochrome b561 and DOMON domain-containing protein At5g47530-like, whose product MFKPVLVFSVLLSLCLSSLAQTCSKYSFPSNQVFSSCIDLPYLNSFLHWNYNQSSGSLQIAFRKTGVTPSSWTAWAINPTGSGMMGAQALVAYQFSNGSLTFYQSQITSYATTMAKSNLTYAVSEFTATYSNSEIVIYATLALPNSITTINHVWQVGPVKDDLPQPHSLDDANTNSKGVLNLLSGEAGTSGGGGSRSRDKNVHGVLNVFSWGILMPIGVMIARYLKVFESADPAWFYLHASCQTTAYVIGVAGVATGIKLGNDSAGVEQTKHRVIGVLLFILATLQVFALLLRPKKDHKYRFYWNIYHHSVGYLVILLSIINIFKGFDILKPEKKWKSGYIAIVVIFIINIVWVEAYTWYLVRKKRSESAGRTHQGVNGANGYGARPAQFA is encoded by the exons ATGTTCAAACCTGTGCTAGTTTTCTCTGTTCTTTTGTCTCTCTGTCTGTCATCCTTGGCTCAAACATGTAGCAAATACAGCTTCCCTAGCAACCAGGTGTTTAGCTCCTGCATTGATCTCCCTTATCTGAACTCCTTCCTACATTGGAACTACAACCAATCTTCTGGGAGCCTCCAAATCGCATTCAGGAAGACCGGGGTCACCCCCTCTTCATGGACTGCGTGGGCAATCAACCCCACCGGCTCGGGCATGATGGGAGCACAAGCACTTGTTGCTTACCAGTTTTCCAATGGAAGCTTGACATTCTACCAGTCCCAGATCACTAGTTATGCTACAACCATGGCGAAGAGCAATCTGACTTACGCTGTCTCGGAGTTCACAGCAACGTATTCGAATAGCGAGATTGTAATCTATGCTACCTTGGCACTTCCCAACAGTATCACCACTATTAACCATGTTTGGCAAGTGGGTCCGGTTAAAGATGACCTACCACAACCGCATTCGCTGGATGACGCTAACACCAATTCCAAGGGAGTTCTGAATCTCCTGTCGGGGGAGGCTGGAACGAGCGGAGGGGGAGGCTCAAGATCCagagataaaaat GTCCATGGTGTGCTAAATGTCTTCAGCTGGGGTATCTTGATGCCTATTGGAGTTATGATAGCAAGGTACTTGAAGGTATTCGAATCCGCAGACCCTGCATGGTTTTATCTTCATGCCAGTTGCCAAACCACAGCCTATGTTATTGGAGTTGCTGGAGTGGCAACTGGTATTAAGCTTGGAAACGACTCTGCTGGTGTCGAACAAACCAAGCACAGAGTAATTGGCGTTCTCCTTTTCATCCTCGCAACACTTCAG GTGTTTGCTCTGCTTCTGAGGCCAAAGAAGGATCACAAGTACAGATTTTACTGGAATATTTATCACCATTCAGTTGGGTATCTAGTAATCCTTCTCAGCATCATTAACATATTCAAAGGATTTGATATTTTGAAGCCGGAGAAGAAGTGGAAGAGTGGTTACATTGCCATCGTTGTGATTTTCATAATCAATATTGTGTGGGTGGAAGCGTATACATGGTATCTTGTTCGGAAGAAGAGGTCGGAGAGCGCGGGAAGGACGCATCAGGGCGTGAATGGAGCAAATGGGTATGGTGCGAGGCCAGCACAGTTTGCTTAG